Proteins from one Oscillatoria nigro-viridis PCC 7112 genomic window:
- a CDS encoding response regulator produces MQGNLSEIDIRSILQLIELGQRTGELFVEAYTSTGSSTGTQPTPRSLAGQSWYVFCFNGQIIYATQSAGSLFRLRDYLRRYKADTALDKIQVPYMASTNAPEYGYLWVLLENHILTPAQGRNIIQSMIHETLFDLLSLHQGSFTFEMGPALAPQLTSLEISSLLAKIVKQVQQWKQFHPHIQSPNQCPVISDPSELRVALPVNTFNTLRRWADGHTSIRQMARYLNRDVLTVAKAIYPFVQQGLVQVFYEPSVAPTSNKKEWSSPETKVPRVVCIDDDNTIRKTVESILNEHGYEATAIGNPLEALSLVFQLKPDLILCDIAMPELDGYEICAMLRSSSAFRQTPIVMLTGIDGFIDRVKARMAGATDFYTKPFGESELLMLVEKYVGPGYPRVNLSERLLDRSLEDQLEEK; encoded by the coding sequence ATGCAGGGAAATTTGAGTGAAATAGACATCCGCAGCATCCTGCAATTGATTGAGTTAGGTCAGCGAACCGGAGAACTGTTCGTAGAGGCCTACACCTCCACCGGTAGCAGCACGGGTACTCAACCTACCCCGCGCTCCCTTGCGGGACAATCGTGGTATGTCTTCTGCTTCAACGGTCAGATTATTTACGCTACCCAGAGTGCGGGCAGTTTGTTTCGCTTGCGCGACTACCTGCGCCGCTACAAAGCAGATACCGCCCTCGACAAAATCCAAGTTCCCTATATGGCATCTACCAATGCCCCAGAATACGGCTACCTATGGGTCTTGCTAGAAAACCACATCCTCACCCCAGCTCAAGGGCGCAACATCATCCAGAGCATGATCCACGAAACCCTATTTGACTTGCTCAGTCTCCACCAGGGTTCCTTCACTTTTGAAATGGGCCCAGCTTTGGCTCCTCAACTGACCAGCTTAGAAATTAGCTCGCTGCTGGCCAAGATTGTCAAACAGGTGCAGCAGTGGAAGCAGTTTCACCCTCACATTCAGTCGCCCAACCAATGCCCCGTGATTTCAGACCCCTCCGAGCTGCGAGTCGCACTGCCTGTCAATACCTTTAATACTCTCAGACGCTGGGCAGACGGGCACACTTCGATCCGCCAAATGGCGCGCTACCTCAACCGAGACGTGCTCACTGTCGCTAAGGCGATTTACCCATTTGTGCAGCAGGGATTGGTGCAAGTATTTTACGAACCCTCTGTTGCCCCCACCAGCAACAAAAAAGAATGGTCGTCCCCAGAAACCAAGGTTCCCAGAGTTGTCTGTATAGACGACGACAATACTATTCGCAAAACAGTCGAGTCAATTTTAAACGAACACGGTTACGAAGCTACTGCGATCGGCAATCCCCTCGAAGCATTGAGTTTGGTGTTTCAACTCAAACCCGATTTAATTCTGTGTGACATCGCCATGCCGGAACTCGACGGCTACGAAATTTGCGCTATGCTGCGTAGTTCTAGCGCTTTCCGGCAGACGCCGATCGTGATGCTGACGGGCATCGACGGATTTATCGACCGCGTTAAAGCCCGCATGGCCGGAGCTACAGACTTTTACACCAAACCTTTTGGCGAAAGCGAGTTATTGATGCTGGTAGAAAAATATGTGGGCCCGGGCTACCCTCGGGTCAATCTCTCGGAAAGATTATTAGACCGATCGCTAGAAGACCAATTAGAAGAAAAATAA
- a CDS encoding chemotaxis protein CheW — protein MSGSPDFILPGLGVDPAPEFQELETPEGELHLRFYVPSGNEFALPATGIREVLSPSPDRMTPIPNVSSLLLGTLNMRGRVIWVADLGQFLGDQTPLNTDRPEIPIVAVEDQDTILGLAVDRIVGMAWLDVEQLHSQNNAPDGMIPFLRGEWMLGAPAQKVLRLLDQVKILRSARWAA, from the coding sequence ATTAGCGGTAGCCCAGACTTTATATTACCAGGACTAGGCGTAGATCCGGCTCCGGAATTCCAAGAACTAGAAACTCCCGAAGGCGAGCTGCACCTGCGGTTCTACGTTCCTTCGGGGAACGAGTTCGCACTGCCAGCGACAGGGATTAGAGAGGTACTATCCCCGTCCCCAGACCGCATGACACCGATCCCCAACGTTTCCTCTTTACTTTTAGGTACGCTAAATATGAGAGGACGAGTGATTTGGGTGGCAGACCTCGGCCAATTTCTGGGAGACCAAACACCTCTGAACACAGATAGACCCGAAATCCCGATCGTGGCTGTGGAAGACCAAGACACGATTTTGGGGCTGGCAGTCGATCGAATTGTGGGGATGGCCTGGCTCGACGTAGAGCAACTGCACTCTCAGAACAATGCACCAGACGGCATGATTCCATTTCTGAGGGGAGAATGGATGTTAGGTGCACCAGCTCAGAAAGTGCTCCGACTGCTAGATCAAGTGAAAATTCTGCGCTCGGCGCGGTGGGCAGCGTGA
- a CDS encoding HNH endonuclease has protein sequence MDDNIVEVIPGIFGEVQPTGCIISTLTKSSSGYANKRLRINGEWKTFTVHRLVLENILGRPIRSEYFACHTCDVRNCINPNHLWEGSRLENSQDRFKKGRIKDVGITSAPQPQKQVRGLEVIPGIRAEIQQNGCMICTLAKRSDGYAIKGTKINGQTKSFYAHRLVLEHKLGRPVKPGYFACHSCDDRGCVNPDHLWEGTPADNSRDAIEKNRFPFVPGKICPNRKLKPEQVREIRYLLSEGISKRKIARTFAISRSQIILLARGEIYRELL, from the coding sequence ATGGACGATAACATAGTAGAGGTAATACCGGGCATCTTTGGTGAAGTTCAGCCGACGGGCTGTATTATCTCTACCCTAACCAAATCTAGCAGTGGCTATGCCAATAAAAGACTTCGCATTAACGGTGAATGGAAAACGTTTACTGTTCACCGTTTAGTATTAGAAAATATTTTAGGTCGTCCGATTAGATCAGAATACTTTGCTTGCCACACTTGCGATGTCCGCAACTGCATCAATCCCAACCATTTATGGGAAGGTTCTAGACTTGAAAATTCTCAAGATAGGTTTAAGAAAGGACGGATTAAAGATGTAGGAATTACATCGGCTCCTCAACCTCAAAAACAAGTGCGAGGCCTAGAAGTAATTCCAGGCATTCGCGCTGAAATACAGCAGAACGGCTGCATGATTTGTACCTTGGCTAAAAGAAGTGATGGTTACGCCATTAAGGGTACTAAAATTAATGGCCAAACAAAAAGTTTCTACGCTCACAGACTTGTACTGGAACACAAACTGGGAAGACCTGTTAAACCCGGTTATTTTGCGTGCCACAGTTGCGACGATCGCGGTTGTGTCAATCCCGACCATTTGTGGGAAGGAACCCCCGCCGATAACTCCCGCGATGCTATAGAGAAAAACCGCTTTCCTTTCGTTCCCGGCAAGATATGTCCTAACCGCAAACTAAAACCCGAACAAGTGCGGGAGATTCGCTATCTTTTAAGTGAGGGGATATCGAAAAGAAAAATAGCCAGGACATTTGCCATATCTCGCAGTCAGATTATTCTCTTGGCAAGGGGCGAGATATACAGAGAGCTTCTCTAG
- a CDS encoding RNA-guided endonuclease InsQ/TnpB family protein, with amino-acid sequence MFAVKRALKLNNNEATLMAKHAGWRRVVFYCGLSLRTQIYSEGKLSDSKVLKEVKKVLTNHVKKQAEFAWMNQLSSRVYQNALIDLKDAFSRYRAGKAGHPKFASRRHGQSFRVDSFNGKVLLSAGKTIKIPRLETFRLYEPLECGYVSQTFTISKEGSRWLVSFCVDAERLPVQQPKSSVGIDVGIKSFAMLSNQQVFDAPKPLKARAKTQLATLQRQASRQVKGSNNQRKTYNKSRRLHAKIPRIRLDLLHKLTTYLAKTFKLIKIEDLNIKGMMANHKLAGAISDLGFYEFKRQVDYKCKMYGANLVLVDQWFPSSKTCSNYGSKKDMPLGFRTFDCPACGRSVDRDWKARVNIFNS; translated from the coding sequence ATGTTTGCCGTCAAACGAGCGCTAAAATTGAATAACAACGAAGCGACCTTGATGGCAAAGCACGCAGGATGGAGGCGGGTCGTCTTCTATTGCGGGTTAAGTTTGCGGACTCAAATATATAGTGAGGGCAAGCTTTCGGACTCCAAGGTGCTTAAGGAAGTTAAAAAAGTTCTCACCAACCACGTCAAGAAGCAAGCTGAATTCGCTTGGATGAACCAGTTGTCTAGCCGAGTCTACCAAAACGCATTAATTGACTTGAAAGATGCGTTTAGTCGCTATCGTGCCGGGAAAGCAGGTCATCCAAAATTCGCCAGCCGCCGTCACGGTCAATCTTTTAGGGTAGATTCATTCAATGGGAAAGTTCTGCTAAGTGCTGGCAAAACCATTAAGATTCCTAGATTGGAAACGTTTCGGCTTTACGAGCCACTAGAATGCGGTTACGTGTCTCAAACTTTCACTATCTCAAAAGAAGGAAGTCGCTGGTTGGTCTCATTCTGTGTGGATGCGGAACGTCTACCAGTTCAACAGCCCAAAAGCTCTGTAGGAATCGATGTAGGTATTAAATCTTTTGCCATGCTGTCAAACCAGCAAGTTTTTGACGCACCAAAACCGTTGAAAGCCCGTGCGAAAACCCAACTTGCAACTTTACAACGTCAAGCTTCAAGACAGGTAAAAGGTTCCAATAACCAGCGTAAAACTTACAACAAAAGCAGGCGACTTCACGCGAAAATACCTCGTATTCGTTTAGACTTACTGCACAAGTTAACAACTTACTTAGCCAAGACTTTCAAGCTCATCAAAATAGAAGACTTGAATATAAAAGGCATGATGGCAAATCACAAGCTGGCGGGGGCGATATCCGACCTGGGCTTTTACGAGTTCAAGCGTCAAGTCGATTACAAATGCAAAATGTATGGAGCGAATTTAGTGCTGGTAGACCAATGGTTTCCCAGTTCTAAAACTTGCTCTAATTATGGCAGCAAAAAAGATATGCCACTGGGTTTTCGGACTTTTGATTGTCCTGCTTGTGGTAGATCTGTCGATCGCGATTGGAAGGCCAGGGTTAATATTTTTAACTCTTAA
- a CDS encoding methyl-accepting chemotaxis protein produces the protein MATSTNFQQDYQRAEAAYMDGNYSEAAALVYQLVEDFPEDPSARLLCGHIYCYGLQQYEVAREQYTVVLGLSDDQSLVEHAHSGITYTDQFLSGELQTENFEALSAETELEFYPDLSLDEGLEDPDLGLFQGNSPSLSYRSQSPDEMENEDLADLGMSGLEWEAEDDDRAGSVPEDLASHSNPFGGDSGGMAAYAETSDSLDIDEFAGSDFGDPFVLDDGGFDAADVSSSKLSAKSAPYSGDSFSEAPTQMLNGQSFASSESGNSFDSNQLDSPIGPSDNFGEPFAALDLPGEFDDNSDYDYQSPPLSGQNYGHNAPGPEEEDPFAEAMPSSGFGSSRPQNKQPNNGSDYSSNYSLAEDETLLMGGAVPNSHSSRSSRGQFNSVDSASANSNGYSDSEPPAFGSRDNFELDAFEDDAFSDSFSFDENEQATAFGASNKNSSAWSSKTGNAQEHSDFLDEFDEFDDFGNLPDFDISEDATSSILTRGNTNFGNSTSGMMGTTGSSLDFDNSDGSAIRDDEIFSINGPADASVPTFSPSETEAVDTSVTVEQGGLAFLENAPLFTKQLYTAIGAGLVSLVAVAFVTNIASYQALRQDKPEAIVYLRQTGWVMTAAAGFTSFLTSWGIGQLIARQVRKSSDNLQAQFDAVSQGTLDARATVFSEDEFGKMAAKFNHMAKVIQTTISDTRRKSDEQEQAKEDLQRQVIRLLDDVEGAARGDLTVTAEVTADVLGAVADSFNLTIQNLREIVHQVKQAAREVSKGATDSAKFAGDLSSDALRQAEELAATLNSVQVLTDAIQRVAESAREAEEVARGAAATALKGGEAVERTVAGILEIRETVAETTRKVKRLAEASQEISKIVALIATIASRTNLLALNASIEAARAGEAGRGFAIVADEVRQLADRSAKSLKEIEQIVMQIQSETGAVMTAMEEGTQQVIEGTKLAEQAKRSLEDIIQVTNRIDVLVRSITADTVEQNETARAVASVMQAVELTAQETSQEAQRVSGALQNLVGVARDLLTSVERFRVETAERQ, from the coding sequence ATGGCAACAAGTACCAACTTTCAGCAGGACTACCAACGGGCAGAAGCGGCCTACATGGATGGCAATTATTCAGAAGCCGCAGCCCTAGTTTATCAATTAGTAGAAGATTTTCCCGAAGACCCCAGCGCTCGCCTGCTGTGCGGACACATTTACTGCTACGGACTGCAACAGTATGAGGTGGCGCGGGAACAGTACACGGTTGTGCTAGGCCTGAGTGACGACCAGAGTTTGGTGGAACACGCTCACAGCGGAATTACCTACACAGACCAATTTTTATCTGGAGAACTGCAAACGGAAAATTTCGAGGCTTTGTCTGCTGAAACTGAATTAGAATTCTACCCAGACTTATCTCTCGATGAAGGGTTAGAAGACCCTGATTTGGGACTTTTCCAAGGAAATTCACCATCCCTTTCCTATAGAAGTCAATCCCCAGACGAAATGGAAAACGAGGACTTGGCAGACTTGGGCATGAGTGGCTTGGAGTGGGAAGCAGAAGACGACGATCGCGCAGGCTCAGTCCCAGAAGATTTAGCCTCACATTCTAACCCCTTTGGTGGCGATAGCGGCGGAATGGCAGCTTATGCTGAGACCTCCGACTCGCTAGACATAGACGAGTTTGCCGGCTCGGACTTTGGAGACCCTTTTGTCTTAGATGATGGAGGGTTTGATGCTGCTGACGTGTCTAGCAGCAAACTGTCTGCCAAAAGCGCACCTTACTCAGGAGATTCGTTTTCAGAAGCTCCGACTCAGATGCTCAACGGTCAAAGTTTTGCCTCTTCAGAAAGCGGAAATTCCTTCGACTCGAACCAACTAGACTCCCCCATCGGGCCCTCGGACAATTTTGGCGAACCTTTTGCTGCGCTAGATTTGCCAGGCGAATTCGACGATAACTCCGACTACGACTACCAATCCCCGCCCCTGAGCGGCCAAAATTACGGTCATAACGCACCTGGGCCCGAAGAGGAAGACCCCTTTGCCGAGGCGATGCCCTCGTCTGGTTTCGGGTCTTCTCGACCTCAAAACAAACAGCCGAATAACGGGTCGGACTACTCGTCAAACTATTCGCTGGCGGAAGACGAAACGCTGTTGATGGGAGGTGCTGTCCCCAACTCTCACTCGTCAAGGTCGAGCCGCGGACAATTTAATTCAGTCGATTCAGCCTCCGCCAACAGCAACGGTTACAGCGACTCGGAACCCCCGGCATTTGGCTCTAGAGACAACTTCGAGTTAGATGCTTTTGAAGACGACGCTTTTAGCGATTCTTTCTCTTTCGACGAAAACGAACAAGCGACAGCTTTCGGAGCATCCAACAAGAACAGCAGCGCCTGGTCGTCAAAAACTGGGAACGCTCAAGAACACAGCGACTTTTTAGACGAATTTGACGAATTTGACGATTTCGGGAATTTGCCGGACTTTGATATCTCAGAAGATGCCACCAGTTCGATCTTGACTAGAGGTAACACCAATTTCGGCAACTCGACCAGCGGCATGATGGGAACGACCGGCAGCAGCCTGGACTTTGACAACAGCGATGGCTCAGCAATTCGGGATGACGAAATATTTAGCATAAACGGCCCGGCTGATGCGTCGGTGCCGACTTTTTCTCCCAGCGAAACAGAAGCGGTCGATACTTCGGTCACGGTAGAACAGGGGGGACTGGCTTTCTTGGAAAATGCCCCTTTGTTTACAAAACAGTTGTACACGGCAATCGGGGCGGGACTGGTTTCTCTGGTAGCTGTGGCTTTCGTCACCAACATTGCCTCCTATCAAGCTCTGCGGCAAGACAAACCGGAGGCGATCGTTTACCTGCGCCAAACAGGCTGGGTAATGACGGCAGCCGCAGGCTTTACCAGCTTTTTAACTTCTTGGGGCATCGGCCAGTTGATCGCCAGGCAGGTACGCAAGTCGTCGGACAATTTGCAGGCTCAGTTCGATGCGGTATCTCAAGGAACTTTGGACGCTCGCGCTACGGTGTTCTCGGAAGATGAATTTGGCAAAATGGCTGCTAAATTCAACCACATGGCGAAGGTAATCCAAACCACGATTAGCGATACCAGGCGCAAGTCTGACGAGCAGGAACAGGCAAAAGAAGACTTGCAGCGCCAAGTGATTCGCTTGCTAGACGATGTGGAAGGAGCGGCCCGGGGCGACTTGACGGTGACTGCGGAAGTGACCGCAGACGTTTTGGGTGCTGTTGCTGACTCGTTTAACTTGACAATTCAAAATCTGCGCGAAATTGTCCATCAGGTGAAGCAGGCGGCTCGGGAGGTCAGCAAAGGCGCTACGGATAGTGCTAAGTTTGCGGGCGATTTGTCTTCCGACGCGCTGCGGCAAGCTGAGGAACTGGCGGCAACCCTGAATTCGGTGCAAGTCCTCACCGACGCGATTCAGCGGGTTGCAGAGAGCGCTAGAGAGGCGGAAGAAGTGGCCCGGGGCGCGGCGGCAACGGCTCTGAAAGGAGGCGAGGCTGTGGAGCGGACGGTGGCCGGGATTTTGGAAATTCGAGAAACGGTAGCAGAAACCACGAGAAAAGTCAAGAGGTTGGCGGAAGCTTCTCAAGAAATTTCTAAGATTGTGGCTTTAATTGCGACGATCGCCTCCCGGACGAATTTGTTGGCCCTCAACGCCAGTATTGAGGCGGCGAGAGCTGGGGAAGCGGGCAGGGGTTTTGCGATCGTGGCAGACGAGGTGCGACAATTGGCAGATCGATCGGCGAAGTCTTTGAAAGAAATCGAACAGATCGTGATGCAAATTCAAAGCGAAACCGGCGCGGTAATGACGGCGATGGAAGAAGGGACGCAGCAGGTTATTGAGGGGACAAAATTGGCAGAACAGGCGAAGCGATCGCTTGAAGATATCATTCAAGTAACTAACCGAATTGACGTGTTAGTGCGATCGATTACTGCCGACACTGTAGAGCAAAACGAAACAGCTCGCGCCGTGGCCTCGGTGATGCAAGCTGTCGAGCTGACCGCTCAGGAAACGTCACAAGAAGCGCAGCGAGTTTCTGGTGCTTTGCAAAATTTGGTAGGCGTTGCTCGCGACCTTTTGACATCGGTAGAAAGATTCCGAGTAGAAACAGCAGAAAGACAATAA